In Microvenator marinus, one genomic interval encodes:
- a CDS encoding HTH domain-containing protein, with amino-acid sequence MTFYEAAVEVLRRSKRPLHFKKITEVAIRDALLSHVGKTPETTMGERLELEVRRADESIVIKTRPGVYALREEILEKLNQEAEEREQARLARAARSEGESSEAVDEDEDEDEPDSVEVEDQDEDEDEPSTDEVEADQDDSEDGDDDSDDSDETDETESSNEGERRDSGRRRRRRRRRNRGENREDRQEAQNVAPEQESAPSQVDTQTEVSGRFESVGEAAYAVLKAADRTPQSVDAIAQTIFQKKLVKFHTHDRAATVQSAMVTDNQVRQRFGKRPLFASYGPTTWGLTEWGLSEAGVQKERQIQKLAQDLRADACTQLGKALQNVKPEAVEMMVITLLERLDYANLKVSKRTSEGDVYFTADWKRGFSQTRVCVQVVVNGESEVGAKDVSALRDSLGHNSAEEGILVHLGKVHRDAVNESKKSKPKITILDRTALLELLVQEGIGVRSYSVPVAMVDAAFIEALSE; translated from the coding sequence ATGACATTTTATGAAGCAGCCGTAGAAGTATTGCGGCGATCGAAGCGCCCTCTGCATTTCAAGAAGATCACAGAGGTAGCCATTCGCGATGCGCTTTTGTCGCATGTAGGAAAAACACCCGAAACCACGATGGGAGAACGTCTTGAACTCGAAGTGCGTCGCGCTGATGAGTCGATCGTGATCAAGACTCGTCCTGGTGTTTACGCCCTACGTGAAGAGATCCTCGAGAAGCTCAACCAAGAGGCCGAAGAACGCGAGCAAGCGCGTCTGGCTAGAGCAGCGAGAAGCGAAGGTGAGTCTTCAGAAGCCGTCGATGAGGATGAAGACGAAGACGAGCCGGATTCGGTTGAAGTAGAGGACCAAGACGAGGACGAAGACGAGCCATCGACCGACGAGGTTGAGGCCGATCAGGACGACTCTGAAGATGGCGATGATGACTCAGATGATTCCGATGAAACGGATGAAACGGAGTCTTCGAACGAAGGTGAACGGCGCGATTCAGGCCGTCGCAGGCGCCGTCGAAGGCGTAGAAATCGCGGCGAAAACCGAGAAGACCGCCAAGAGGCTCAAAACGTTGCGCCTGAGCAAGAGTCTGCACCGAGCCAGGTCGACACACAAACAGAAGTGAGTGGCCGCTTTGAATCGGTTGGCGAGGCTGCTTACGCAGTTCTCAAGGCTGCGGATCGTACGCCTCAATCGGTTGATGCGATCGCTCAGACCATCTTTCAGAAGAAACTCGTCAAGTTCCACACTCACGATCGCGCCGCAACGGTGCAGTCGGCGATGGTCACCGACAATCAGGTCCGGCAGCGGTTTGGGAAGCGCCCACTTTTTGCGAGTTACGGGCCTACTACATGGGGTTTGACGGAGTGGGGACTCTCGGAGGCCGGCGTCCAAAAAGAACGCCAGATCCAGAAACTCGCCCAAGACCTTCGTGCTGACGCATGTACACAGCTCGGAAAGGCGTTGCAGAACGTCAAGCCTGAAGCCGTGGAGATGATGGTCATTACGCTGCTCGAGCGCCTTGATTACGCCAACCTCAAGGTGTCCAAGCGCACTAGCGAGGGTGATGTGTACTTCACAGCTGACTGGAAGCGTGGATTTTCCCAGACCCGCGTGTGTGTGCAAGTGGTGGTCAACGGTGAATCTGAAGTGGGCGCAAAAGATGTAAGCGCACTTCGTGACTCACTCGGCCATAATTCTGCCGAAGAAGGCATTTTGGTCCATCTGGGCAAGGTGCACCGCGATGCCGTCAATGAGAGCAAGAAGTCCAAACCTAAGATTACGATCCTCGACCGAACAGCGTTGCTTGAGCTTTTGGTTCAAGAGGGAATTGGCGTTCGAAGCTACTCAGTACCGGTCGCTATGGTGGACGCCGCTTTCATCGAGGCTTTGAGCGAATGA
- the murA gene encoding UDP-N-acetylglucosamine 1-carboxyvinyltransferase has protein sequence MEKFVIEGGNRLSGSVRPGGSKNEALPCLAATLLTDEEVTLRNVPRIADVEIMLEIIQDLGGVYEWVDDGVVKVKTENVKSKKLNAELCRRVRASILFAGAMLAREGGCELPPPGGDVIGRRRLDSHFLAFEALGATIDMSPKGFVFKANKLVGTDIFMDEASVTATENLLMAAAVAKGTTIVRNAACEPHVQGLARMLSKMGAQIEGIGTNTVKVKGAKGLWGCDHTIGPDYLEIGSFAGLAAITGGELTIEGVVPDDLRMIRLVFAKLGIRTEFRGDDLFVPGEQELRIVDEVGGQIPKIDDAPWPAFPTDLMSIAITVATQCHGSVLFFEKMFEGRMFFVDSLIAMGARIIFCDPHRVVVIGPGKLYGGTLESPDVRAGMALLIAALKAEGESTIYNIRQIDRGYSKVDDKLRALGAKIERLPVD, from the coding sequence ATGGAAAAATTCGTCATTGAAGGTGGAAATCGACTTAGTGGAAGTGTACGGCCCGGAGGCAGCAAGAATGAAGCGCTTCCGTGTTTGGCTGCGACACTCTTGACCGACGAAGAGGTCACGCTTCGTAATGTTCCGAGAATCGCCGATGTCGAGATTATGCTCGAGATCATTCAGGATCTAGGTGGTGTCTACGAGTGGGTTGATGACGGTGTAGTCAAGGTCAAGACCGAGAATGTGAAGTCAAAGAAGCTCAATGCTGAGCTTTGCCGTCGGGTACGTGCTTCGATTCTTTTCGCTGGTGCGATGTTGGCACGCGAAGGTGGCTGTGAATTGCCTCCTCCGGGTGGTGACGTGATTGGTCGCCGGCGCCTCGACTCTCACTTCCTGGCATTCGAGGCATTGGGGGCGACCATCGATATGTCGCCGAAAGGTTTTGTTTTCAAAGCGAATAAGTTGGTTGGCACCGATATTTTCATGGACGAGGCGTCTGTGACAGCCACCGAGAACCTTTTGATGGCGGCAGCGGTGGCCAAGGGAACGACGATCGTGCGCAACGCCGCGTGCGAGCCTCACGTTCAGGGTTTGGCTCGGATGCTGAGCAAAATGGGTGCTCAAATCGAGGGGATCGGCACGAACACCGTGAAGGTCAAAGGCGCCAAAGGCCTTTGGGGATGCGACCACACGATCGGCCCAGACTACCTCGAGATCGGCAGTTTCGCCGGTCTGGCCGCGATCACCGGTGGTGAACTTACTATCGAGGGTGTGGTGCCTGATGACCTTCGAATGATCCGACTTGTTTTCGCCAAGCTCGGTATCCGGACCGAGTTCCGAGGGGATGACCTCTTTGTCCCAGGCGAGCAGGAGCTCAGGATTGTGGATGAGGTCGGTGGACAAATTCCGAAGATTGACGATGCGCCTTGGCCAGCGTTTCCTACAGACTTGATGTCCATCGCCATTACAGTTGCGACGCAATGCCATGGCTCGGTTCTCTTTTTTGAAAAGATGTTCGAAGGCAGGATGTTCTTCGTGGACTCCTTGATTGCGATGGGAGCACGCATCATCTTCTGTGACCCCCACCGTGTTGTGGTTATCGGTCCAGGAAAGCTTTACGGCGGCACTCTTGAGTCGCCTGACGTACGTGCAGGTATGGCGTTGCTTATCGCCGCGCTGAAGGCCGAAGGTGAGAGCACCATTTACAATATCCGGCAGATCGACCGCGGTTATTCCAAGGTTGACGATAAATTGCGGGCTCTTGGAGCGAAGATCGAACGACTTCCCGTAGATTGA
- the clpS gene encoding ATP-dependent Clp protease adapter ClpS, giving the protein MAGKYSTDEDVLTKKKAKTKKPRLYKVIFHNDDYTTMEFVVWVLESIFHKSPAESAAIMLHVHNRGSGVAGVYTHEVAETKVEQTLKLAREEGHPLMVTMEPE; this is encoded by the coding sequence ATGGCAGGAAAGTATTCGACGGACGAAGACGTCCTCACCAAGAAGAAGGCGAAAACCAAGAAGCCTCGACTCTACAAGGTGATTTTTCACAACGACGATTATACGACGATGGAATTCGTGGTCTGGGTACTCGAGTCCATCTTTCATAAATCACCCGCGGAATCTGCAGCGATCATGTTGCACGTTCATAACCGTGGAAGTGGTGTCGCCGGTGTTTATACTCATGAAGTCGCCGAGACAAAGGTTGAGCAAACCTTGAAACTCGCACGAGAGGAAGGTCATCCTCTAATGGTAACCATGGAGCCCGAATAA
- a CDS encoding Crp/Fnr family transcriptional regulator yields MSFWYLHPAKILRDLDRSTLDQLSEAGRLKRWGHRASIPNAQDVDYVSLILKGSVDVQNLGLRLQKGDLFGTLSLELQNPLRAFDDALICEVPKADFLAITEGKLPPRQTNMRLRAKALKVDTSRLLFTEPAERIRLTMAELAETYGEKLESGHVLPPLKARHFAQLTGLSMSQTRGILNQLQDSKLVQTSRGVLIIPDLETILRVEETKL; encoded by the coding sequence GTGTCTTTCTGGTACCTCCACCCTGCTAAAATTCTGCGTGACCTCGACCGAAGTACACTCGACCAACTCTCTGAAGCTGGACGACTCAAGCGCTGGGGTCACCGAGCAAGCATCCCAAACGCCCAGGACGTGGACTACGTCTCGTTAATCCTCAAAGGCTCGGTCGACGTACAAAATCTCGGCCTCAGGCTTCAAAAGGGAGACCTCTTTGGCACGCTAAGTCTAGAACTTCAGAACCCGCTTCGCGCTTTTGACGACGCCCTGATCTGCGAAGTTCCCAAAGCTGATTTCCTGGCCATCACCGAAGGCAAGCTCCCTCCGCGGCAGACCAACATGCGGCTGCGAGCGAAAGCGCTCAAGGTCGATACTAGTCGCCTCCTCTTCACAGAACCCGCCGAGCGAATCCGTCTCACGATGGCCGAGCTCGCTGAGACTTACGGCGAAAAGCTTGAATCAGGTCACGTACTTCCGCCGCTCAAAGCCAGACATTTTGCTCAACTCACAGGCTTATCAATGAGCCAAACTCGTGGCATCCTCAACCAGTTACAAGACTCAAAACTGGTCCAGACCTCACGAGGAGTGTTGATCATTCCCGATCTGGAAACGATTTTGAGGGTGGAGGAGACAAAACTATGA
- the lipB gene encoding lipoyl(octanoyl) transferase LipB, translating to MNLKCVSLGVVPYGQALALQLRLREELIATPEDPGWLLFLEHPGTVTLGKRGKMEDLVAREYMRNQGIEVFKVDRGGEATYHGPGQLIVYPIVRLEVLKLGVVDLIRGLAQCLADVCSEYGAKVAYDKEHPGLWTDETPPRKMASVGMRVSGGITTHGAAINLVNDLTPFSWIVACGMPGAPVVKLSDFSNLKLEDFRGKVQTRLGEFLGFQLIETPLELPEASDWVKGLDF from the coding sequence ATGAACCTCAAGTGTGTGAGCCTTGGGGTCGTCCCCTATGGGCAAGCACTCGCCTTACAGCTTCGTTTGCGCGAAGAATTGATTGCCACGCCGGAAGATCCGGGGTGGCTTCTTTTTTTGGAACACCCTGGGACGGTCACCCTCGGAAAACGTGGAAAAATGGAGGATTTGGTCGCACGCGAATACATGCGCAACCAAGGGATCGAGGTCTTTAAGGTGGATAGGGGCGGGGAGGCTACGTACCACGGGCCCGGTCAGCTCATCGTCTATCCCATCGTTCGTCTGGAAGTCTTGAAGCTCGGCGTGGTGGACCTCATTCGTGGTCTCGCCCAATGTTTGGCTGATGTCTGCTCCGAATACGGTGCCAAGGTGGCCTACGATAAGGAGCACCCGGGGCTTTGGACTGATGAGACACCTCCTCGGAAGATGGCCAGTGTCGGGATGCGGGTCTCAGGTGGGATAACGACACATGGTGCAGCGATCAACCTCGTGAACGACTTGACTCCTTTCTCTTGGATTGTGGCCTGTGGAATGCCGGGGGCTCCAGTGGTGAAATTGAGTGATTTCAGCAACTTGAAACTGGAAGATTTCAGGGGCAAGGTGCAGACTCGTCTGGGTGAGTTCTTAGGTTTCCAACTCATTGAGACGCCTTTGGAATTGCCTGAAGCATCCGATTGGGTCAAAGGGCTAGACTTCTAA
- the clpA gene encoding ATP-dependent Clp protease ATP-binding subunit ClpA has product MIQKDLEVALYTAYREAKERRHEYLTLEHLLYVLCFDATSRKILKALGANIEDLKTELDKHLNQNMERYPAGQEIEPEQTRAFQRVMQRAVLHVQSSGKAEVDGGNVLVALFAEPESYAVYFLEEQGVTRLALVSYISHGSGAPGRDDDDPGLGASRRKKDMVGSDEDDDAIENPLEEFCSNLVERATNGDIDPLIGREHEVERTMQILSRRRKNNPILVGDPGVGKTAIAEGLAWKISTGDVPQTLKNATIWSLDLGGMLAGTKFRGQFEERLKAVMNELTEQENAILFIDEIHTIVGAGATSGGTMDASNILKPALASGKLRCIGSTTHDEFRRSFDKDRALARRFQKVDVNEPSLDETRDILKGLKKYYAEFHGVEYTDEALEAAAHLANKHIRDKANPDKAIDIVDEAGARYRLHPEEFESKVIDVPEIEKIVAKIARIPEITVEGSDKETLAQLETRLKESVYDQNEAIDAVVTAVKMSRAGLTRADKPVGNFIFAGPTGVGKTEVAKQLAEALGIAFLRYDMSEYMERHSVSRLIGAPPGYVGYDQGGQLTEAIRKSPHAVVLLDEIEKAHPDIFNILLQIMDAARLTDNNGRETDFRNVILIMTSNAGAQDMAANVVGFGKGVDVSRGKTAIDKMFPPEFRNRLDGIVLFNPLKPEVMGKIVDKFVAELALQLAEKNVRIELSSRARDVLAKEGYDERLGARPLARVIQEKVKQPLANEILFGALEKGGIATIDAKDENLTFEFDADEDDSKAE; this is encoded by the coding sequence ATGATTCAAAAAGATCTCGAAGTCGCTCTCTACACCGCGTACCGCGAGGCAAAAGAGCGCCGACACGAATACCTTACTCTCGAGCATTTGCTCTACGTGCTCTGCTTTGACGCGACCTCTCGGAAGATATTGAAGGCGCTCGGAGCAAACATCGAGGACCTCAAAACCGAACTCGACAAACACCTCAACCAGAATATGGAGCGCTATCCGGCGGGCCAGGAGATCGAACCCGAGCAGACGCGCGCATTCCAACGCGTGATGCAGAGGGCCGTCTTGCACGTCCAGAGTTCCGGAAAAGCTGAGGTAGACGGCGGCAATGTGCTCGTCGCACTCTTCGCAGAGCCGGAATCGTACGCAGTCTACTTCCTTGAGGAACAGGGTGTGACGAGACTCGCGCTCGTTAGCTACATCTCTCACGGGAGCGGCGCACCTGGGCGCGATGACGACGACCCGGGCCTGGGTGCTTCTCGGCGAAAGAAAGACATGGTGGGCAGTGATGAAGACGATGACGCTATAGAAAACCCTCTCGAGGAGTTTTGTTCGAATCTGGTTGAACGCGCCACCAATGGCGATATTGATCCGCTCATCGGCCGCGAGCACGAGGTTGAGCGAACGATGCAGATCCTCAGTCGCCGTCGCAAAAACAACCCGATTCTGGTCGGAGACCCGGGCGTTGGAAAGACAGCCATTGCCGAGGGTTTGGCGTGGAAAATTTCAACGGGAGATGTCCCACAAACGTTAAAAAACGCCACCATCTGGTCATTAGATCTAGGCGGAATGCTCGCCGGGACAAAGTTCCGAGGCCAGTTCGAAGAGCGTCTTAAGGCGGTCATGAACGAGTTGACCGAGCAGGAAAACGCGATTCTCTTCATCGACGAGATTCATACGATCGTTGGCGCTGGCGCTACGTCGGGCGGCACCATGGATGCATCAAACATCCTCAAGCCGGCACTCGCTTCGGGCAAATTGCGTTGCATCGGATCCACCACACACGACGAGTTCCGGCGCTCTTTCGACAAAGACAGAGCGCTCGCGAGACGTTTCCAAAAGGTCGATGTGAACGAACCGTCGCTCGACGAAACCCGAGATATTCTCAAGGGCCTCAAGAAGTATTACGCCGAGTTTCACGGAGTCGAATACACCGATGAAGCACTCGAAGCGGCGGCCCATTTGGCCAACAAGCATATCCGGGACAAAGCAAACCCGGACAAGGCGATCGATATCGTGGACGAGGCCGGTGCGAGATATCGACTTCATCCCGAGGAGTTCGAATCGAAGGTGATCGATGTCCCTGAGATTGAAAAGATCGTGGCCAAGATCGCGCGGATCCCAGAGATCACGGTGGAAGGCTCCGACAAGGAAACCCTCGCTCAGCTTGAAACTCGCCTCAAAGAGTCAGTTTATGATCAAAACGAGGCCATCGATGCCGTTGTTACTGCGGTCAAGATGTCCAGGGCAGGTCTGACGCGCGCCGATAAACCCGTCGGGAATTTCATCTTCGCGGGCCCAACCGGTGTTGGAAAAACCGAGGTTGCCAAGCAACTTGCGGAGGCTCTAGGTATCGCATTTCTGCGCTACGACATGTCTGAGTACATGGAGAGGCATTCTGTCAGCCGCCTAATTGGAGCGCCTCCTGGCTATGTAGGGTACGATCAAGGCGGGCAACTCACCGAGGCTATTCGCAAATCGCCGCATGCTGTCGTGCTTCTCGACGAAATCGAAAAGGCGCACCCCGATATTTTCAATATCTTGCTCCAAATCATGGATGCGGCGCGCTTGACCGACAATAACGGCCGAGAAACAGACTTCCGAAATGTCATCTTGATTATGACGAGCAACGCTGGCGCCCAAGACATGGCCGCAAACGTTGTCGGATTTGGCAAAGGAGTCGACGTCAGCCGTGGAAAAACAGCCATCGACAAGATGTTCCCACCCGAGTTCCGAAACCGCCTCGACGGTATCGTGCTCTTCAACCCACTCAAACCTGAGGTCATGGGCAAAATCGTGGACAAGTTTGTCGCTGAATTAGCGCTCCAATTGGCCGAGAAAAACGTACGCATCGAGCTCAGTTCCAGAGCAAGAGACGTGCTCGCCAAGGAAGGATACGACGAACGTCTGGGCGCTCGACCACTCGCCAGAGTCATTCAAGAAAAGGTCAAACAACCTTTGGCGAATGAAATCCTATTCGGAGCTTTGGAGAAAGGCGGTATCGCTACGATCGACGCAAAGGACGAGAACTTAACCTTCGAATTTGATGCTGATGAGGACGATTCAAAAGCTGAGTAG
- a CDS encoding serine/threonine-protein kinase, with amino-acid sequence MSYKDFDMGTRYEFERILGRGGMGVVLRAKDTVLNRPVAVKILSEELAHLQEAQDIFLTEGQALASLKHPNLVSVFDVMEHNTRVMMVLEYVEGDNLDDVLRAQGNLDVETVIDIGMQLTLAIQYLHQNGFIHRDLKPANVMMQPGGDVKLIDFGLARSLEVLAERGTRVRGSPAYMAPEQFTGDQLSGATDIYALGVSLFELTAGRLPFIDGDNGFSHVHREPPKLADLAPGVPAGLSLLIDRCLAKTPSERPSPADVLSILKQLSLGEQSTFDGMTKPVLTTGAFESVEEPRSGKKRGLTLGLVAILALGVVASAGFYWSASDPAPQELDGDASKTTEPAAVAVVEVEESPAPPEDVERLDNPTVELALAEGKDALSLALNLSKSTSDLLVDAKNERPRRITKSEPELPNPKVTPAVEPKAEEATLEAVPKEVPVEEKPEETAPAVADPKPEVVIPIPALKPAIVQQKPTPKVEPKKEQIAAPKPKAVEKKAEPEKKETAEPLLSF; translated from the coding sequence ATGTCCTACAAAGATTTCGATATGGGGACCCGCTACGAGTTTGAGCGGATTTTGGGCCGCGGAGGAATGGGCGTGGTTCTGCGGGCGAAAGACACGGTTTTGAACCGTCCGGTCGCCGTGAAGATTCTCAGCGAAGAATTGGCTCACCTACAAGAAGCGCAGGATATTTTCCTCACTGAGGGACAGGCACTCGCGAGCCTCAAGCATCCCAACCTCGTGAGCGTGTTCGACGTGATGGAGCACAACACGCGCGTGATGATGGTTCTAGAGTACGTCGAAGGCGACAATCTCGATGACGTGCTCCGAGCCCAGGGTAATTTAGATGTCGAGACGGTGATCGACATCGGGATGCAGCTCACCCTCGCGATTCAGTACTTACACCAGAACGGGTTCATTCATCGTGATTTGAAACCTGCGAACGTCATGATGCAGCCAGGTGGCGACGTCAAACTCATTGATTTTGGTCTCGCACGCTCCCTTGAGGTGCTCGCTGAGCGCGGGACGCGGGTACGTGGTTCGCCAGCCTATATGGCTCCTGAGCAGTTTACGGGGGATCAACTTTCGGGCGCCACCGACATCTATGCGCTAGGGGTTTCTCTTTTTGAACTCACTGCGGGTCGATTACCGTTCATTGATGGGGATAACGGCTTCTCGCACGTTCATAGAGAGCCTCCGAAGCTCGCCGATTTGGCGCCAGGCGTGCCGGCGGGTCTATCACTGCTCATTGACCGTTGTTTGGCGAAGACACCGAGTGAACGGCCTTCTCCAGCCGATGTGCTTTCGATTTTGAAGCAGCTGAGTTTGGGTGAGCAGTCGACCTTTGACGGGATGACAAAACCGGTGCTTACCACAGGCGCTTTCGAGAGCGTGGAGGAGCCGCGGAGCGGCAAAAAACGCGGGCTAACCTTAGGACTTGTGGCCATCCTGGCATTGGGTGTCGTGGCTTCTGCGGGATTCTATTGGAGTGCCTCAGACCCTGCGCCTCAAGAATTGGATGGGGACGCCTCGAAAACCACTGAGCCTGCGGCGGTTGCTGTGGTTGAAGTCGAGGAGAGCCCGGCACCCCCAGAGGACGTGGAGCGTTTGGATAATCCAACGGTCGAGCTCGCGCTGGCAGAAGGAAAAGACGCTCTCTCATTGGCTCTAAATCTCAGCAAGTCGACGAGTGACCTTTTGGTGGACGCCAAGAACGAGCGGCCGAGGAGAATCACGAAGTCCGAACCCGAACTCCCGAATCCTAAAGTGACGCCAGCCGTAGAGCCCAAGGCGGAAGAAGCCACCTTGGAAGCAGTACCGAAAGAGGTGCCGGTAGAGGAAAAGCCCGAAGAGACCGCGCCGGCTGTGGCAGACCCGAAGCCTGAGGTGGTGATTCCTATCCCAGCCTTGAAGCCCGCAATTGTTCAGCAGAAACCAACGCCGAAGGTGGAGCCGAAGAAAGAGCAAATCGCGGCCCCAAAACCAAAAGCTGTCGAAAAGAAGGCTGAGCCTGAAAAGAAAGAAACCGCTGAGCCTCTACTCAGCTTTTGA
- a CDS encoding type B 50S ribosomal protein L31 has protein sequence MKPEIHPNYHPVVFVDGEYEIATFSTMKSNETRVIDGVEHFVVQTDISAFSHPFYTGKQKLLDAEGRVDRFRKRYNM, from the coding sequence ATGAAGCCCGAAATACATCCAAATTATCATCCAGTCGTATTCGTCGATGGCGAGTACGAGATCGCAACGTTCTCCACTATGAAGTCGAATGAGACTCGCGTCATTGATGGCGTTGAGCACTTCGTAGTGCAGACCGATATCAGTGCATTTTCTCATCCTTTCTATACCGGAAAGCAGAAGCTGCTTGATGCCGAAGGTCGTGTTGACCGATTCCGCAAGCGCTACAATATGTGA
- the pdxH gene encoding pyridoxamine 5'-phosphate oxidase — protein MLEPKNDPFEWFDGWLEEAKAKGMADPNAMALSTVGTDGMPSSRMVLLKERTPRGFVFYTNFESRKGGELGHGMACLLFYWRELSRQIRIEGTLERVADEDSDLYFSTRPRLSQIGAWASMQSRPLESREHLLARVEELEAKFEGSEVPRPPHWGGTLLIPRRMEFWQAGDFRLHDRFEYLYQADGWSVPSRLFP, from the coding sequence ATGTTGGAACCTAAAAATGATCCATTCGAATGGTTTGATGGCTGGCTCGAGGAAGCCAAGGCGAAGGGCATGGCAGATCCCAACGCGATGGCCCTGAGTACGGTGGGGACTGATGGCATGCCGAGCTCGCGCATGGTGCTTCTCAAAGAGAGGACGCCTCGGGGCTTTGTCTTCTACACCAACTTCGAGAGCCGGAAGGGCGGTGAGCTTGGGCATGGGATGGCATGTCTGCTCTTCTATTGGCGGGAGCTAAGCCGACAGATCAGGATCGAAGGGACACTAGAGCGAGTCGCTGATGAAGATTCCGATCTCTATTTTTCGACGAGACCGAGGTTGAGTCAGATCGGAGCGTGGGCATCCATGCAGAGCCGCCCTCTAGAGAGCCGGGAGCACTTGCTTGCGCGCGTCGAGGAACTGGAGGCGAAGTTTGAGGGAAGTGAGGTGCCCCGACCGCCCCATTGGGGTGGAACCCTTCTGATCCCGAGACGCATGGAGTTTTGGCAGGCTGGAGATTTCCGTCTCCACGATCGATTCGAGTATTTGTATCAGGCCGATGGTTGGAGCGTGCCGAGCCGTCTTTTTCCTTAA